The DNA segment GAACAGGACGGCTACGCGCTGGCCGAAAGGCTCCTGGCGGACGCCGTCCGGGCGGCCCGGCCCGCGCACGACGCGGACCTCGTTTCGACCCTTCAGGAACGACTCGGCGCCGTTCGGGCCGCGGCGCGGGAGTACGAGAAGGTCCGGCGCCTCGAGCTCCGGCTCTCCTCCGAAGGGAACCTCCGGCCGGACGAATACCTCATTCTCGGAAAGTTCTACGCGCTCATCAAAGGCGACTGGTCGAAAGGCATTCCCGCCTTCTCCCGCGGCTCGGACCCCAAACTGAAGGAGGCGGCCGACGCCGACCAGGCGGGGGCGGAGGCGCCGGACGCGAAACTGACCGTCGGCGAACGCTGGTGGGAATGCGGCGAAGCTTATCGCGAACGCGCCCTTCACTGGTACCGGGACGCGTGGCCCGGCCTGAGCGGAATCGCGCGGGAAAAAGCCCGCGCCCGCTTCCGCGAGCGGTTCTTCCGCCCGGCCCGGCCGATCCCCGGACTTCCCCCCTACTGGATCGTGCCTCATCCGCCCGAAAACAGGGTGTTCCTGGAAGGACGCTGCGCGAACTCCGGCGAGCGCTCGATCCGGCTCACGCCGGGTCCGTATGCGGCGCTCTGGACCCCCGCCGTGTCCGTGAAGGGAGGGAAAAAGTACGTCCTCGGCGCCTCCACGCTTTCCGAGGGCACGAAGGCCCCGGTGACCGTCCTTCTGCTTCGCTTCGACGGAAAGGAAATCCCCTTCACGATCGACGCCCCTCCGGATCAGCCCTGGTGGACCCGGCGGGAAGTGACCTTCGAGTGCCCGGCCGGCGCAAGAAGCGCGGAAGTCTTCATCGGCTTTTCTTTCCCGGAAGGCACGATCTGGGTGGACGACGTCTCCCTGAAGGACGAAGCCGGAACCGAACTCCTGCCGAGCGGATCCTTCGAGAAGTGAGGTCCCGTCAGCGTTCGATCGGAATCTCGCCCTTGTACGTCCGGGTGGGCGACGACAGCGTCTCAAGATCGTGACCGAAGAGGCGGACGCTCCCGTCCACCACGCGCAATCCCTCGTTGAGAACGACGTTCTGAAGCCCCCGAAAGGCCGCCGATCCCGGAGAAGCCCATTCGATCCCCCGATGGAGCGTCTTTTTCGACCGGATGCGCCCCGACTCGGGATCGAGCCGGTACACCACGATCCCGCCGTCGAGCTCCGGGTGCCGTCCCGCGGCCAGCCAGAGATCCCCCTGGTGCGCGACGACCGCCGGAACCGGCCAGGAGGATTCGAGCTGGCCGTACGCCGCAATCCATCGATGCCCCGGCGCGGCCAGAAACCTCCATTGAAGCGCGCCGTCCGACGCGTTCAGGCAGTACACGGAGCCGTCGTGAGATCCGAAATAGACCCGCCCGCCCTTGACGACCGGCGCGCCGCTCACGCGGGCGTCCGCCGTGAAGGACCAGACGACCCGGTCCCCCTCCCGCGCCTCCAGACGGTGCTCGTGCACCACCGGCACGTAACGCCGCGGACCCTCGACGGCCTCCGGCCCCTCCGGATACGGCAACGCGTCGTTGTTGTGCCAGGCGTCCCGGATCGGCGAATCGGTCGTCCGCCGTTTCCGAAGGGGGCGGGGAGGAAGCTTCCGCAGATCGTTCTGCACCGTCACCGTCTCGACCGGCGCCCATGCCGGAACCGCCCCTCCGGGTTCCGGCCGTCCTCCCTCCCGCTCGAGACGCTCTTCGTCGGGAACCTCGCGCGGCGGCGGCGCCGGCGCATACCCCGCAAAACCCCGCAGCTGCGCGAAGCAGTGACAGTCGTTGGGCGTCGTGTAGATCATTCCGTTGGCGGGAACAACCCCCGTGGCGCAGTCGCTCCGGGCCACATTCTGAAACGTGAAGCGGCCTTCCCGATCGACGAAAAGGCCGAAGCCGAGCAGAAGATACCGGACCGTGGCGCGCGGCCTCACGCACCGGTTGTTCACCGTGGGAGGATCGATCGGCGGCTCGGGCCGGCCGGTTTCGAGATCGTAGGGCAACGCCCGGTTCTGATTGAGGAGATAGACCCGGCCGTCGCGGATCATCCCCTGAAAGAGAAACCCCGGAAAGGATCCTTTCGGATGATCCTGCCGATAGTCCCGCCGCCACAGGAGCGTCCCGTCGGCCGCCCGCAGGACCGCCACGAACCCCTTTCCCTTCACCGGCTCGAACGCGCCGATGCCGGAGGTCTGAACGGCCAGAAGCCGCCCTTCCCCGCAGGCCAGGACGCCGATGCCCTCGCCGCCCACCTCCTCGCGGCGCCACAGCGCGCGGCCCGTCGCCGCGTCCACCGCGACGATCGCTTCCGCCTCCGCCCCCGGCCACCGCGTCCAGGCGCTCCGGCCGCCTTCCCGCTCGGCCACCATGAAAATCTTCCCCTCCGCCGGATCGCCCACCGGGAAAAGGAGGTTCCGCCCGTCCTCGTACGTCCACAAGAGACGCCGGGTCTTCAGATCGAACGCCCGAAGCCGCTTTCCGGCGGCCTGATAGAGCCGCCCCCCGAAGGCCAGCTCGCGCACCCGCTTGAACGCCTCGCGGCCGCCCGGAACGATCGGCTCGGCCTCCTCCACGACGCCCCGCCGCTCTCCCGTGCGCAGATCCAGCCCCACCAGCGGAAGCGGCACGCCCTTCGCCGATCCCAGATGCGTCCAGAGCGTCCCCTCGGCCAGGACCATCGGAAGGCCGTGCTCCGCCGACTCCCGCGGAATCCGCCAGCGGACCAGACCGTTGAACGCATCCCGCCCCACCAGCTGCCCTTCCCGTTCGAAGCGGAACTCGTGGACCAGAATCCCGTTTTCGGACCGGAACCCCGTGGACTCGTTGTGCGCGTAGGACACCCAGCGGTAACCGTCGATCCACCGCAGCGTGGTCACCGGACCCGCGCGCCGATCGCCCGACACGGCGTTGCCCTGGGGTCCGTATTCGGCGTGCGTCCAGTCGTCGATCTCGGGAGGCCGCCGCTTGCGCAGCGTTTCCCACCGTCCCCCGCGGCGCACGTAGGCCGACCCGCCGGGCGCCAATACCCGCAGGAGTTCCTCCTCCGCGGGGCCCCCCAGACGGTCGAGGTCCGCGATCAGAAGATTGACCAGATCGTCCGCGTACGGAAGCTCACGAATCGAAGGCCTCCGCATCACGGACGCCAGACCGTACACCCCCAGCGTCCGAAGCCGACGGCGCGCCGGAGCCGGATCCTCCAGGGCGATGCCGTGCACCAGCGAGCGACCGTCCGCAAAGGCGGCCTCCAGAGCCCCGTCCGTCGTCCCCAGATGAACGACGAGCCCCGCCTCGAACCCCGTCGCCCTCCGGACTTCCGCCGGATCCTGGCATGCCAGAAGCAGAAGCAAAACCGTCACCGCGCGAAAACCTCCAGGCTCAGATGACCCTCCTTGAGCCGCACCTTCTGGCGCCCCGCCGCCAGCGCATCCCCCTCGGCCCGCACCGCCGGTTCCGCCCGCGAGGTGAGAAATTTCACCCGATAGGTCGTCTCCCCGGCCGTCACCGCCGTTCCTTCCGCCCCCGGCCCGGTCATGACGATCATTCCCTCCGCCCCCGAGGCGCCGGAGAAGTCGATCGCCACCGACGTTCCGTCCGCCATCGTCATCACCGCGGATCCGTCGGACGCCGCCTCCCAGCGGCGGACGTCTCCGGCCACCTTCCCGTGGGCGAACTTCCGGCCGAACGCCGCGACCTGAAGCGCCCCGTCCGCCTTGGCGCTCATGTATCCCTTCGACGCCTTCGTCAGGACCGAAATCACGATGTCGTTCTCGTCCTGCCACCGGTTCCGGAAGGCGGTGAAGCTCCACTTCGTGTCGCGGCACACCCGCGGAAGCACCTCCTCCGGCGGGCGCTCCTTGAGCTCCCACGGCCAGTTGACGAACGAGCAGATCGCGTGGTGCGGATAGGGCGTCGTCGCATCGAACGGCGTCCCCGCCCGCGCATCCGCCTCCCGCAGATGGCGGTTATAGAACCAGAGAAGCCCCGCCCGATGCTCGTCCCTCAGGATGCCGAACGAGATTCCGAAATAGCCCGCGCCGGAAAGCCCTTCGCGCGCCCAGACGTTGTGCGGATAGCCGCCCCGCACGGGCCAGAAATCCATCGTGCCGCCCCGCGGGACCGTCAGAAAGATCCATTTGAGCGCCGTCCAGACCGCGTTCGGGCGCGGACCGACGAAATCCTGACCTCCCGCCACCCTCCAGGCCTGAAGCGCCGGGAGAAACACGATGTGCGAGGACATCGAGCCGGTCCCGTCCCCCTCGGCGAAAAATCCCCCGTCCCCGAAGCCCTCCGTAAGGTTCCGGATCATGGACTTCCGGCTGACGTCCAGAAGCGGACGCAGCTTGCCCATGTCCACCCCCGGGTCGCCCATGATCGCCAGAAGCGCCATCGCGGCGCCTCCGACCTGCATGCCCCAGTGATTGCTCCCCGGATGGTGGCGGGCCCCGCGCGCCAGCTCCTCCAGACTCATCCACCGGCCTTCGTTGTAATCCTGAATCGCCCGCGCCACCTTCCGGCGGTATTCCTCGTCCCACCCGTCGTAACAAAGGTCGTATCCCAGCGCCGTCCATCCGAGCGACGGCCCCGCTCGAAGCGCGCCGTACGGCGCCCGGAACGAATACCGGCGATCCCGGTCCCGCTGCCCCTCGAACGCCTTCTCCATGCACTGCCGGCCCAGCTCCGCGTACTTGCGGTCCCCCGTCAACTGATAAAGAAAACCGTAGCCCGCCGCGTGCGAAAACGTGTAAGTCCCCGGCGGGTCGTTCGCGGTCTCCCCGGCCCCGTCCTGGTTGACCGCCCCGCGGACCCCGTAGCGCACCGGCATCGTCTCCCCGTCCGACCCGTTCAGACACCGCCGCAGGCGCTCCACGATCGCCTTTCCCTCGGGCGTCCCGGCGATCTTCTTCAGCCGCGGAAGATCCGGCTTGCGGAAAAGGAGCCTCGGATGCTCTCCCGGCTCCACCGCCTTGAAATCCTTCACCGGCGCGGGCCAGTCCGACTCCTGGCCGCCCGCGGCGGCGACCCCCAGCGTCAGCATCCACGCGAGCTTCATCCCCGGATCCTCCTCCCGGGATATATTCCGTTTCGGACGAAAACCTGACACCGGACCGAAATCGCGGCGCCCGGACCGTTAGGAAAAGCCCGCCGCGTGAATCATTCCAAGGGGTGCACCGGATGGCGGATTCGAACCCGCGCCGCGACGAAGTCGTCCGCGAGCTCATGAGGCACCGCTCCAGCCTCTTCGCCTACATCCTGTCGATCGTCCGGCGCTTCGACCTGGCCGAAGAGATCCTTCAGGAGGTGGCCGTCGTCGTCTGCGAGCGGGCCGACGAGTTCCAGCCGGGAACGAACTTCGGCGCGTGGGCGATGCGCATCGCCCGCAACAAGATCTTCAACGCGACCCGCGCCGCGCGACGCCACGTCGTCCTGTCCGAGGAAGCCCTCGACGCCGTCGAACGCGCCGGCCCGGAGGCGCCTCCGTCCGCATGGATCGAGGCCGTCCAGGCCTGCCTCGATCGACTCGCCCGGAGAGCCCGCGAGATCCTCCTCCTGCGCTACCGGGACGGCCTCTCCGGAGCGGACATCGCCCGCCGCGTGGGCGGCACCGTGACGGCCGTCCACATGGCCCTTTCGCGCGCGCGGGCGGCGGTCGCCGACTGCGTCCTCGGACGGCTGGCGGAGGAAGACGGACCATGAGCGCGGATCCCCGCTTCGACGACCTCGTCTCCGCCTATTTCGACGGCTCCCTCGATCCGGCGGGACTCGAGGAACTCAACGCCGGGCTGAGCGCGGACCCGATGAAGGCCCGGCGCTTCGTCCTGCTTTCGCGCATTCACGCCTCGCTTCGGGAACTTCAGAGCCCCGCCGGGGAACTTCCGACCCGCCGCCGGCGTTGGGCGGCCGCCGTCCCTTCCGCCGCCCTGGCCGCCGCGGCGCTCCTGGCCCTCGTCTTCATGCTGTTCCCCTCCGAGCGCCTGATCGGCCCCACCGTGGGAGCCCCGGGCGCCCCGGAAACGCTCCTGGTCACCGGACGCGTGGATCCCGCCCTGACCCCCGGCGACGCCGCCGTCCGGGACCGCCTCGTCCAGCTCGGCTTCCGGGTGATCCCCGCCAAGGAGGACGCCGTCACCCCCGAGCTGGCGCGCTCGCGGGCCCTCGTCGTCATCAGCGAATCGGTGCGGTCGGATCGGATCGGCGGACGCCTCCGCGCGGTCCCCGTCCCGATCCTCAATTGCGAGCCGCACCTCAACGTCGCCCTCGGGCTGTCGCGCGAACCGGACGGACCTCCGCCCCATTTCACCAAGACCTATCGCTTCCGGATCCGAATCCTCGCCCCCGAACATCCTCTGGCCGCCGGACTCCGCGACCGCGTCCGCGTCTACCACGCTCCGGGCACCGTGGGGTGGGGACTCCCCGTGGAATCCGCCGTGCGCGTCGCCGTTCTGGACGACGACGAAACCCAGACCGCCCTGTTCGCCTGCGAAACCTCGGCCCCCGGTCCCGAACAACGCTTTCCGGCACGCCGCGTGAGCTTCTTCCTCTCGGATTACACGAGCGACGCCACGCTGCTGACCCCGGAAGGATGGCGGCTCTTCGACGCGGCCGTCTCCTGGCTGACCGGCCGATAGCGCCGTCCGCCGTTTTTCCGTCCGATGAAGACGACCGCGGGCATAAAAGCAGGCGTGAAAGGCCTCCTCCTGGCCGCCGGAACGGCCGCCCTGGCGGCGTGCCGCCCCGCCGAAAGCGCGCCCGCGGCCTTCGATCTCCACGAACCGGGAGGATGGATCCGCGCCCTCGCCTTCCACCCCCGCGAACCCCTCGTGGCCTTCGCGGGAGAGGACGGCTTCGTCCGCCTGCACCCCCTCCGCCCCGGCGATCTCCCCCGAAGCTTCCGCGTCGGGAAGGCGGTCACGGCGCTCGCCTTCGGACCCGGAGACCTCCTCGCCGCCGGAACCTGGGAGGGAACGATTCACTTCCGGAACGTCGCGGAGAACCTCTCCCTTCGAACCTTCCGCGCCCATGCGGAGCGGATCTCGTCGCTCGCCTTCCGTCCCGACGGCCGCCTCCTGGCCTCGGGAAGCGACGACGACACCCTGCGCCTCTGGGATCTCGACTCCGGCGAGGAGTTCCTGACCCTGTCCCAGGGAAACGAGTACGACGTCAACGCGCTCGCGTTCAGCCCGGACGGCGCGTGGATCGCCTCCGGGGACGGCGAAGATACCGTCCGCCTCTGGTCGGCCGACACCGGCGAGGAACGCCTCATTCTCCGGGGACACGAAGGAACGGTGACCTCCGTCGCCTTCCGCCCGGACGGGCGACTCCTGGTCTCCGGAAGCCGCGACGGCACAGTGAGATTCTGGGACGTGCCCTCCGGTCGCCCCCTTCGGACCCTGCCCGCTCACACCCAGGACGTCAACGCCGTGGTCTTCCGCCCCGACGGCGGCGTTCTGGCGTCCGCCGGAGACGACCGTCGGGTCCGACTCTGGGATTCCGCAACCGGGCGGCTCCTGAAGACTCTGACGCATCCGGAGGCGGTGATGAGCCTGGCGATTTCCCCCGACGGCGTCCGGCTCGCGGCCGGAGGAAAAGGAATGCTGCGCCTCTGGAACATCCCGCGTTAGAAACGGGCCGTCCACGAATTACCGATGGGAAAGGCGGGACGAACGCTTCCATGAAAAGCGCGATACTTCTCGTCCTCGGGTGTGCGGCGGGACAGGATCCGGCGCCCGGCTCTTTTCTCCGCAAACATTGCGTGGAGTGCCACGGCCCGGAAAAACAGAAAGGACGCCTTCGGCTGGACACGCTGGACGCGTATCGGGCGGATGCGGCGGCGCTCTGGACGCGCATCTATGACCGACTCGAGGCCGGAACCATGCCGCCCGAGGACCGCCCGGGACCCTCGGACGCCGAACGCCGCGCGCTGCTCGCCTGGATCGAACACGAGCAAAGGACCCACCGCCCCACGGGCCTGCGACGGCTCAACCGGCGGGAACTCTCGGCCGCGCTGAGAGACCTGACGGGCCTGCAGGTGGATTATGCGGCCGCCCTTCCGGGTGACGGCACGGTGGACGGATTCGACACGGGCGCCGAAGCGCTTCAGGATACCGCCGATTCGGTGGACCGGACGCTCGAAATCGCCCGGCGCGCCGTCGAGGGCCTCCGGTTCCTCGACCCCCCGCGCCGCCGCGTCCTGAAGGCCGACCTGCGCGGCCTGAAGGATCCGCGCAAGGCGCTGGACTCCTGGAAAAGCGAAGGCGTCACGCCGAAACTCGGAGGCACGCTTCCCTCCGAAGACGGCCTCCTCCTCTACCCTCACTGGGTGGGCGAGCGCGCCGAAACCGGCTTCGTCGTGCAGCCTCCGGCCGGACTGCGGGGCATCCTCCGGCTGCGGATCCGCGTCTCCCCCCTCAAGCGCCTGCCGGGACTTCCCAATCCCCACCTCTGGGTGGAGATCGGAGGCAAGGCGTTCGACTACCGGGAAATCGCCGAAGGTCCTCAAGACCTGATCTACGAAGCTCAGATCGAAGATCTTCCCGTCGAGCCGCGCGGCCTGCACGTCCATCTCGTCTGCCGCGTCGAAGTGCCCTACTCGCTTCCGGGTTTCGACAACGAGGACCGCAGCCGCCCCGACCAGCCGCCCGTGCCCGGCGGCACGGGACTCTTCCGGCCGCTCTACGACCGCAAGACGCTGCCGCCCGAACGACACCCGGTGCCGTTCATCGTGCTGCACGAGGTGGAGCTGGACCCCGACCATCAGCGCCCGTGGGGGGCCGAAACGGGCGCCGTCGAGGACGATCCCGCCTGCGCCGCGCGCCTGCTGGAACGCTGGATGGAACGGGCCTGGCGCCGCCCGGCGACGTCTCAGGAACGCGAGCCTTTTCTCGACCTCTACCGGACCCGGCGCGCCCGGGGGGCTTCCTTCGACGCGGCGCTCCGGGCGGCCTTCCAGGCGGTCCTGATGAGCCCCCCCTTCCGGTATCTCGCCCCCACCGACGAGTCCGACCCCGCCCGGGCTGCGTTCGCCCTGGCCTCGAGAATCGCCTTCTTCCTCACCGGCGGCCCTCCCGACGCGGAGCTTCGGAAGCTCGCCGCCGAAGGACGCCTGCGCGAACCCGCCACGCTCGACGCGCAGGTGGATCGGCTCCTGACCGATCCGCGAAGCGACGGCTTCTTCCGCCCCTTCGTCCGCCAGTGGCTCGAGATGGACCAGCCCATCACCGTCGCCATGGACCATCTCCAGAAGCAGGATTTCCGCTTCGCCCGCAACCTCAAGGCCTCCCTGGCCGAAGAAACGCTCGGCTATGTGGCTGAACTGTTCCGCCGCAACCGTCCCGCCCGCGAGCTTGTCCGAAGCGACTGGACCCTGATGAACGACATTCTGGCCCTTCATTACGGGTATCCGCCCCTCGAGGGAGGCCGCCTGAGGCCCGTCACGCTTCGCCCGGACGATCCCCGCGGGGGAGGAATCCTGGGACACGCCGGGATCCAGTCCATGCTCTGCTGGATGGGCGACAACTGGGTGATCTACCGCGGCGCCTGGACGCTCCGGCGGATTCTGGACGCCCCGCCGCCTCCTCCGCCCCTCGAAGTGCCGGAGCTGAATCCCTCGGACCACCCCGGCATGCCCCTCAAGGAAATCCTCCGGCGCCACCAGCAGGATCCGCGCTGTTCGACCTGCCATGCGACGATCGATCCTCTGGGCTTCGCCTATCAGAACTTCGATCTCAGCGGCCGCTGGCGCGCCCTGGAATTCGAACGGTACGAGAAAAAGGAGCTCGACGGAAAAATCGAATGGCGCGGGACGGGACGAAGCCGTCCGGTGGACGCGGCCGGACGACTGCCCCGGGGGGAGGAATTCCGCGACTACGCCCATTTCAAGGAGCTCCTGGCGGAGCGCTATCTGGACGATCTGGCGCGCGGGCTTCTGAAGAACCTTTTTCTCTACGCCTCGGGCCGTCGTCCCGACGCGGCGGACCGCCGCGAAGTGCGCGGGATCCTGGAGGATCTCCGCCCGCGGGGATATCCGCTGAAAGATCTCCTCAAGGCGGTGGTCCGCTCGCGCGCCTTTCTCGGAGAACAAAGGAGGAGCCCATGAACATCAGCCGCCGCGCCGCCCTCCGGGGCCTGGGAGCGACGATCGCGCTTCCCTGGTTCGAAAGCCTCGCCTTCGGGCGGGCCGCGGACTCCGCACCGCCCCGTCTGGCGTGCTTCTACATCCCCGGCGGCATCAATCACTACGCGTGGTTCCCCCCGGACACCGGATCCGGCTACACCCTCGCCCCGTCCCACCGGCCGCTGGCCTCCCTGCGCGAACACTTCACCGTCCTCGCGGGTCTGTCCCACATCCAGGGGCGCATCAGCGGACACGTCCATCCCTACAACTGGCTGACGGGCCACAACATCAACCTCACCCCCGGGACGATCACGAACACGATCTCCATGGACCAGGTGGCCGCGCGCCACATCGGCCGCACCTATCTTCCCTCCCTGGCGCTGTCGTGGCAGGACGGAGTGGGCTCCCGGACCCTTTCCCGCAACGCCCTGGGGGCCGACCTTCCCGCCCTGGCGGACTACCGCGCGGTGTTCGAGCGCCTCTTTCCGCCCGCCGACCGCGCCCAGCTCCGCGAAGCCCAGGAGCGCCTGGCCCTCGACCGCAGCATCCTCGACACGGCGGCCGCCGGCGCGCGCGATCTGCGCCGCCGGCTCGGCGCGGCCGACCGCCCGCGGCTCGACGAATACCTGGAATCGATCCGGGAGGTCGAAAAGCGCCTGGACGACCGCCATGAGGTGCTCGAACGCGGACGGCCCTCCTTCGACGAGTCGTCCGTCCTTCTGGCTCCGCAGGGCAAAAACAGCATGCGGGAGCACATCGAGCTGCTCATGGATCTGGTCGTCCTGGCCTTCCGGACCGACATGACCCGCGTGGTCACCCACTCTCTCGGCGGGGAAGGCGGACCGAACTACGCGGAATACCAGGAATGGGCCCGGCAGGCGGGCGCCCCTCTCCGCGGCGCCCATGACTACCACCACAAGGGCACCGGCGAGCGCGGCCCGGACAACCCCGACGTCCGGGTCCTGGGACGGCGCGACGAAATGCTCTGCGCGTGCCTGGCGCGCTTCATGGAGAAACTCCGCGCGCTCCCGGCCCCCGAAGGGACGCTTCTCGATTACACCGTCATTCTCTTCGGCGGGGCGCAGATCACCAGCCATTCGGGGAAATCCTTCCCCCTTCTGCTGGCGGGAGGCCGCAGGCTCGGCTTCCGCCACGGACGGCACCTGCGCTGGCCGGTGGATACCCGGCCGGCGTCGGACCTTTATCTCACGATCCTCCAGCGGCTGGGCTGCCCCGTGACCTCCTTCAAGGAGAGCACCGGAATCATCACCGAGCTTCTGGCCTGACCGGCCGGACGTCCTCCATCGGGCGCTCGACGGACGTCCCGAACTCCGCGGAATCGAAGGCGTCCACCTCGATCGCCGCCTCGCGGGCCCGCTCGGCCTCCCGCACAAGCGCGCGCTCGTCGGCGGAAATCACCCCCGCCCGCAGCGCCCGATCCGCCAGCGTTTCCTCCGGAGCGCGCTCCAGCGCCCCGGCCCGCACCGCGTCCCGGATCTTGCGCTCCGCCTCCGCCGCGACCCGCACCCGCTCGAACGCCGCCTCGAGCGTCCCCAGCCCGGGCTCCGACGCGCCCGGCACGAACACCTCGCGCGTCAGCCGGCGCCTCGCCTCCGCGTCCTCGACGAGCGCCCGCGCGACCTCGCCGCCCAGCGCGTCCGAGGGCGGCCGCCGCCGCGCGCCGCACGGAAAAAGAAGCGCGCGCAACGCCCATGCGATCGGACGGCTCGGAAAATTGTCCAGAAGCCCGATCGCCGCTTCCCGGATCCTCCAGAGCGCATGCTCGCACGCCCAGCGGACGAACGGCCGGTCCCCCGCCGGCTCCCCCTCGTCGCGGAAACGCTTCACGGCCGCCGAGCCGAGATAAAGCCACGCCAGAATGTCCGCCAGCCGCCCGCTCAGCTTCTCCCGCCGCTTGAGCTGACCGCCGAGAACCGCCATCGCCGCGTCCGAAAGAAGCGCGAACCCGGCGCTCGCCCGGCTGAACTCGCGAAGATACCGGCCCCCAAGACCGCCCGCCCCCGTCCGGGCGATCCGCCCCCCCGTCAGCCCCA comes from the Planctomycetota bacterium genome and includes:
- a CDS encoding PQQ-binding-like beta-propeller repeat protein encodes the protein MTVLLLLLACQDPAEVRRATGFEAGLVVHLGTTDGALEAAFADGRSLVHGIALEDPAPARRRLRTLGVYGLASVMRRPSIRELPYADDLVNLLIADLDRLGGPAEEELLRVLAPGGSAYVRRGGRWETLRKRRPPEIDDWTHAEYGPQGNAVSGDRRAGPVTTLRWIDGYRWVSYAHNESTGFRSENGILVHEFRFEREGQLVGRDAFNGLVRWRIPRESAEHGLPMVLAEGTLWTHLGSAKGVPLPLVGLDLRTGERRGVVEEAEPIVPGGREAFKRVRELAFGGRLYQAAGKRLRAFDLKTRRLLWTYEDGRNLLFPVGDPAEGKIFMVAEREGGRSAWTRWPGAEAEAIVAVDAATGRALWRREEVGGEGIGVLACGEGRLLAVQTSGIGAFEPVKGKGFVAVLRAADGTLLWRRDYRQDHPKGSFPGFLFQGMIRDGRVYLLNQNRALPYDLETGRPEPPIDPPTVNNRCVRPRATVRYLLLGFGLFVDREGRFTFQNVARSDCATGVVPANGMIYTTPNDCHCFAQLRGFAGYAPAPPPREVPDEERLEREGGRPEPGGAVPAWAPVETVTVQNDLRKLPPRPLRKRRTTDSPIRDAWHNNDALPYPEGPEAVEGPRRYVPVVHEHRLEAREGDRVVWSFTADARVSGAPVVKGGRVYFGSHDGSVYCLNASDGALQWRFLAAPGHRWIAAYGQLESSWPVPAVVAHQGDLWLAAGRHPELDGGIVVYRLDPESGRIRSKKTLHRGIEWASPGSAAFRGLQNVVLNEGLRVVDGSVRLFGHDLETLSSPTRTYKGEIPIER
- a CDS encoding sigma-70 family RNA polymerase sigma factor; amino-acid sequence: MADSNPRRDEVVRELMRHRSSLFAYILSIVRRFDLAEEILQEVAVVVCERADEFQPGTNFGAWAMRIARNKIFNATRAARRHVVLSEEALDAVERAGPEAPPSAWIEAVQACLDRLARRAREILLLRYRDGLSGADIARRVGGTVTAVHMALSRARAAVADCVLGRLAEEDGP
- a CDS encoding WD40 repeat domain-containing protein: MKGLLLAAGTAALAACRPAESAPAAFDLHEPGGWIRALAFHPREPLVAFAGEDGFVRLHPLRPGDLPRSFRVGKAVTALAFGPGDLLAAGTWEGTIHFRNVAENLSLRTFRAHAERISSLAFRPDGRLLASGSDDDTLRLWDLDSGEEFLTLSQGNEYDVNALAFSPDGAWIASGDGEDTVRLWSADTGEERLILRGHEGTVTSVAFRPDGRLLVSGSRDGTVRFWDVPSGRPLRTLPAHTQDVNAVVFRPDGGVLASAGDDRRVRLWDSATGRLLKTLTHPEAVMSLAISPDGVRLAAGGKGMLRLWNIPR
- a CDS encoding DUF1592 domain-containing protein, which gives rise to MKSAILLVLGCAAGQDPAPGSFLRKHCVECHGPEKQKGRLRLDTLDAYRADAAALWTRIYDRLEAGTMPPEDRPGPSDAERRALLAWIEHEQRTHRPTGLRRLNRRELSAALRDLTGLQVDYAAALPGDGTVDGFDTGAEALQDTADSVDRTLEIARRAVEGLRFLDPPRRRVLKADLRGLKDPRKALDSWKSEGVTPKLGGTLPSEDGLLLYPHWVGERAETGFVVQPPAGLRGILRLRIRVSPLKRLPGLPNPHLWVEIGGKAFDYREIAEGPQDLIYEAQIEDLPVEPRGLHVHLVCRVEVPYSLPGFDNEDRSRPDQPPVPGGTGLFRPLYDRKTLPPERHPVPFIVLHEVELDPDHQRPWGAETGAVEDDPACAARLLERWMERAWRRPATSQEREPFLDLYRTRRARGASFDAALRAAFQAVLMSPPFRYLAPTDESDPARAAFALASRIAFFLTGGPPDAELRKLAAEGRLREPATLDAQVDRLLTDPRSDGFFRPFVRQWLEMDQPITVAMDHLQKQDFRFARNLKASLAEETLGYVAELFRRNRPARELVRSDWTLMNDILALHYGYPPLEGGRLRPVTLRPDDPRGGGILGHAGIQSMLCWMGDNWVIYRGAWTLRRILDAPPPPPPLEVPELNPSDHPGMPLKEILRRHQQDPRCSTCHATIDPLGFAYQNFDLSGRWRALEFERYEKKELDGKIEWRGTGRSRPVDAAGRLPRGEEFRDYAHFKELLAERYLDDLARGLLKNLFLYASGRRPDAADRREVRGILEDLRPRGYPLKDLLKAVVRSRAFLGEQRRSP
- a CDS encoding DUF1552 domain-containing protein; this translates as MNISRRAALRGLGATIALPWFESLAFGRAADSAPPRLACFYIPGGINHYAWFPPDTGSGYTLAPSHRPLASLREHFTVLAGLSHIQGRISGHVHPYNWLTGHNINLTPGTITNTISMDQVAARHIGRTYLPSLALSWQDGVGSRTLSRNALGADLPALADYRAVFERLFPPADRAQLREAQERLALDRSILDTAAAGARDLRRRLGAADRPRLDEYLESIREVEKRLDDRHEVLERGRPSFDESSVLLAPQGKNSMREHIELLMDLVVLAFRTDMTRVVTHSLGGEGGPNYAEYQEWARQAGAPLRGAHDYHHKGTGERGPDNPDVRVLGRRDEMLCACLARFMEKLRALPAPEGTLLDYTVILFGGAQITSHSGKSFPLLLAGGRRLGFRHGRHLRWPVDTRPASDLYLTILQRLGCPVTSFKESTGIITELLA